A stretch of the Halorussus salinus genome encodes the following:
- a CDS encoding beta strand repeat-containing protein, producing the protein MSPSRTRETASLLVAVVVAVAAVTAGTAVWTDTAGARAEGVNLDTSEIEAGDAFTVSYFDDGADGGTTIHVVVDVDGDGEYDADDRTATTASKDGKADSLTFSDTADLDGNYTVYVYEGPSSLSSGTDLTNAGSATVSIDGEPPWVSQFDLTNSSGEELTVTMTTDERLQTREVTLSGPESTTLSGTDFSETDNGDTYTYEATYAVGTDGDYTAELRAATDEFGHDAADNQTLTDTVTVDTTPPTLDATETAVGAQTVEVRFSEAVTDSSGNALAAGDFAYADANGQGATGVTSVAHTAGSDTAVLTLDAAVAPTDLGNDTVAPRADAILDADDNPAGTATTALADTETPAKPQSATSRPVNESNVEEYDLAVSLRDDHEAGTLAVRVSDGSATVEATTAVANRTDGDSDPHDVSFPGLNLSTLADGQLSVEATLTDYGGNARTATVATPTKDTDAPTVANATITNAPIGTYDVGSEQTVTVEFAEEMDTSDAPSVTITGLARSYDVTGGEFVNDTAWAGSVTIVDDDEETEAAIRVADATDAEGNALVTDATNTFEVNTTGPAKPEATTAGNVTASNATDYDVTVELVSGTDADEVKVRASDGTDSVVETASVGPSQTTVTVSGIDVSSLDDGQITVESAALDDGYRNVEGFVEPTTVEKDTAPPTVADVTLAEGRVTDSTAGSPQQVTVEFAEEMNSSDAPTVTLSGLSQSYAVTGSFDDRQTWTGTVTVADDEEEATATVSVADATDPVGNSITANSHDFPVDTDAPVVTNFTVTNPSDRRVRVAFESDQSLASVGVTLDTPGGSVALDRTDFTESGTGPYSYEATYDGTGDGTYEATLDTAADGAGNDGATGQRDATTVDETGPTFSAASPAGTTVADDRKNVSVGVSDTIHGVDATSLELTVEDSSGRLLDAVGTGAAGVTFSGGTLALDTDAAGLAFADGEVTVTVAATDSVGNPAETTFSFDVDTAAPTFGSGSPGGTVADAQATVEVPVSDATAVSPSSVAVTVEDSSGTLLDAAGTGASGVTFSEGTVAFDPAAAGVTLSDGEVNVTVAAADTLGNRANATSSFAVDTPPTIRNFDATATGDGVDISFVSTDQLSTVRVTATGPNGTETVETGAFDGSSAGDDYEYAATFDPGPDGEYSFSLDAATDPQGDGATGQTATAAVDRADPEPASAWIRGADGTETTLTVSFSEPVDASALATDDVSVEGESVTGVADTGSATTRVNVTVSGNVSTGDAPNVSFDAGSYTEAVGDGSGGTDAGTAIHTLRLSLSPGRNYVSIPAVEDDVSLAELDLSGVETVWTYDDNAWRSYDPDAPANDFSALVGGKGYVFVATEETAIDVTVDNVAAGTPRSERLEAGWNLAGHWEEGERAADAALGDVTDAAIAVEARQSATGQFQQVLLGSATFEPGEAYWVYVSENTTYNTTKY; encoded by the coding sequence ATGAGTCCGTCGCGGACGCGCGAAACCGCTTCCCTCCTCGTGGCGGTCGTGGTCGCGGTCGCGGCCGTCACCGCCGGAACGGCCGTGTGGACCGACACCGCGGGGGCACGCGCCGAGGGCGTGAACCTCGACACGTCCGAAATCGAGGCGGGCGACGCCTTCACCGTCAGTTACTTCGACGATGGCGCAGACGGCGGAACGACGATACACGTCGTCGTGGACGTGGACGGTGACGGCGAGTACGACGCCGACGACCGAACCGCGACGACCGCCTCCAAAGACGGGAAAGCCGACTCGTTGACGTTCTCCGACACCGCCGACCTCGACGGCAACTACACGGTCTACGTCTACGAGGGACCGAGTTCGCTCTCGTCGGGGACCGACCTGACGAACGCCGGGTCCGCGACCGTCTCCATCGACGGCGAACCGCCGTGGGTCAGCCAGTTCGACCTGACGAACTCCTCGGGCGAGGAGCTAACCGTGACGATGACGACCGACGAGCGACTCCAGACCCGCGAGGTCACCCTCTCGGGTCCCGAAAGCACGACGCTCTCGGGGACCGACTTCTCCGAGACGGACAACGGCGACACCTACACCTACGAGGCGACCTACGCCGTCGGCACCGACGGCGACTACACCGCGGAGTTGCGGGCCGCGACTGACGAGTTCGGCCACGACGCGGCGGACAACCAGACGCTCACCGACACCGTGACGGTGGACACGACGCCGCCGACCCTCGACGCGACCGAGACCGCGGTCGGCGCGCAGACGGTCGAAGTCCGGTTCAGCGAGGCGGTCACGGATTCGTCGGGCAACGCGCTAGCGGCCGGGGACTTCGCGTACGCCGATGCCAACGGACAGGGTGCAACCGGCGTCACGAGCGTCGCCCACACCGCAGGCTCGGACACCGCCGTCCTGACCCTCGACGCCGCCGTCGCGCCGACCGACCTCGGCAACGACACGGTGGCTCCTCGGGCCGACGCGATTCTCGACGCCGACGACAACCCGGCCGGAACCGCGACGACCGCGCTGGCCGACACCGAGACCCCGGCGAAGCCCCAATCCGCGACGAGTCGCCCGGTCAACGAGAGCAACGTCGAGGAGTACGACCTCGCCGTCTCGCTCCGTGACGACCACGAGGCGGGCACGCTCGCGGTCCGCGTCTCCGACGGGAGCGCGACGGTCGAAGCGACGACCGCCGTGGCCAATCGGACCGACGGCGATTCGGACCCCCACGACGTGTCGTTTCCCGGCCTGAACCTCTCGACGCTCGCCGACGGACAACTCTCCGTCGAGGCGACCCTGACCGACTACGGCGGGAACGCCCGGACCGCGACCGTCGCGACGCCGACCAAGGACACCGACGCGCCGACCGTCGCGAACGCCACCATCACGAACGCACCCATCGGGACCTACGACGTAGGGAGCGAACAGACCGTGACAGTCGAGTTCGCCGAGGAGATGGACACCTCGGACGCCCCCAGCGTCACCATCACGGGGCTGGCGCGGTCCTACGACGTGACCGGCGGCGAGTTCGTGAACGATACCGCGTGGGCCGGGAGCGTGACTATCGTGGACGACGACGAGGAGACCGAAGCCGCGATTCGGGTCGCCGACGCCACCGACGCCGAGGGCAACGCGCTCGTGACCGACGCGACCAACACCTTCGAGGTCAACACGACCGGACCGGCGAAACCCGAAGCGACGACGGCCGGGAACGTGACCGCGAGCAACGCGACCGACTACGACGTGACGGTCGAACTCGTCTCGGGCACCGACGCCGACGAGGTGAAAGTCCGGGCGAGCGACGGGACCGACTCCGTTGTCGAGACCGCGAGCGTCGGTCCGAGCCAGACGACCGTCACCGTCTCGGGCATCGACGTGTCGTCGCTGGACGACGGGCAGATAACCGTCGAATCGGCCGCGCTGGACGACGGCTACCGCAACGTCGAGGGGTTCGTGGAGCCGACGACCGTCGAGAAGGACACCGCCCCGCCGACCGTCGCCGACGTGACGCTGGCGGAGGGCCGCGTCACTGACTCGACCGCCGGGTCCCCACAGCAGGTGACAGTCGAGTTCGCCGAGGAGATGAACAGTTCTGACGCGCCGACCGTCACCCTCTCGGGACTGAGCCAGTCGTACGCGGTCACGGGGAGTTTCGACGACCGCCAGACGTGGACCGGCACGGTCACCGTCGCCGACGACGAGGAGGAAGCGACCGCGACCGTCTCGGTCGCCGACGCGACCGACCCCGTGGGCAACTCCATCACGGCAAACAGCCACGACTTCCCGGTGGACACCGACGCGCCCGTCGTCACGAACTTCACGGTCACGAACCCGAGCGACCGGCGGGTCCGGGTCGCCTTCGAGAGCGACCAGTCGCTCGCGTCGGTCGGCGTCACCCTCGACACGCCCGGCGGGAGCGTCGCGCTCGACCGGACGGACTTCACCGAATCGGGAACCGGCCCCTACAGCTACGAGGCGACCTACGACGGGACCGGAGACGGCACCTACGAGGCCACACTCGACACCGCGGCCGACGGCGCGGGCAACGACGGCGCGACCGGCCAGCGGGACGCGACGACCGTGGACGAGACTGGCCCGACGTTCTCGGCGGCCTCGCCCGCGGGGACGACCGTCGCCGACGACCGAAAGAACGTCAGCGTCGGTGTCTCGGACACGATTCACGGCGTGGACGCGACCAGCCTCGAACTCACGGTCGAAGACTCGTCCGGGAGGCTCCTCGACGCGGTCGGGACGGGCGCGGCCGGAGTGACCTTCTCCGGCGGCACGCTCGCGCTCGACACCGACGCCGCGGGCCTCGCGTTCGCCGACGGCGAGGTGACGGTGACGGTCGCGGCGACCGACTCGGTCGGCAACCCCGCCGAAACGACGTTCTCGTTCGACGTGGACACCGCCGCGCCGACCTTCGGTTCGGGGTCGCCCGGCGGAACGGTCGCCGACGCGCAGGCCACCGTCGAGGTCCCGGTCTCGGACGCGACCGCGGTCTCGCCGTCGTCGGTCGCCGTGACGGTCGAAGACTCGTCGGGGACCCTCCTCGACGCGGCCGGGACCGGCGCGTCCGGCGTGACCTTCTCGGAAGGGACCGTCGCGTTCGACCCGGCCGCCGCGGGCGTCACCCTCTCGGACGGCGAGGTGAACGTGACCGTGGCCGCCGCCGACACTTTGGGCAATCGGGCGAACGCGACCTCGTCGTTCGCGGTGGACACGCCGCCGACGATTCGGAACTTCGACGCCACCGCGACCGGCGACGGGGTAGACATCTCGTTCGTCTCGACCGACCAGCTATCGACCGTGCGAGTGACCGCGACCGGACCGAACGGGACCGAGACCGTCGAGACCGGCGCGTTCGACGGAAGTTCGGCGGGCGACGACTACGAGTACGCCGCGACCTTCGACCCCGGTCCGGACGGCGAGTACAGTTTCAGCCTCGACGCGGCGACCGACCCGCAGGGCGACGGCGCGACCGGCCAGACCGCGACCGCGGCCGTGGACAGGGCCGACCCCGAACCAGCGAGCGCGTGGATTCGCGGCGCGGACGGGACCGAGACGACGCTGACGGTCTCGTTCAGCGAACCGGTCGATGCCAGCGCGCTCGCTACAGACGACGTGTCCGTCGAAGGCGAGAGCGTGACCGGCGTCGCGGACACCGGGAGCGCGACGACGCGGGTCAACGTCACCGTCTCGGGCAACGTCTCGACCGGCGACGCCCCCAACGTCTCGTTCGACGCCGGGAGCTACACCGAGGCGGTCGGCGACGGGAGCGGCGGAACGGACGCGGGAACCGCGATTCACACGCTCCGACTCTCGCTGTCGCCGGGCAGAAACTACGTCTCGATTCCGGCGGTCGAAGACGACGTGTCGCTGGCCGAACTCGACCTCTCGGGCGTCGAGACGGTCTGGACCTACGACGACAACGCGTGGCGGAGCTACGACCCCGACGCGCCCGCGAACGACTTCTCGGCGCTCGTCGGCGGGAAGGGCTACGTCTTCGTGGCGACCGAGGAGACCGCCATCGACGTGACGGTGGACAACGTCGCGGCGGGCACGCCCCGGAGCGAGCGACTCGAAGCGGGGTGGAACCTCGCGGGCCACTGGGAGGAGGGCGAGCGCGCGGCCGACGCCGCCCTCGGCGACGTGACCGACGCCGCCATCGCCGTGGAGGCCCGCCAGAGCGCGACGGGGCAGTTCCAGCAGGTCCTCCTCGGTTCGGCGACGTTCGAGCCGGGCGAGGCGTACTGGGTCTACGTCTCGGAGAACACGACGTACAACACCACCAAGTACTAA
- a CDS encoding phosphotransferase family protein: MDDRIRSVLDVAFPDREVERVETAEPSWNDKNETVSVAFAGDDGTGGGRTGGGGTPGGDRIYLKIAADGDASRVAREEAVMKYVGRHAEVPVPTVLASGTGSTEDTERDGETDPPVPYLATAPMAGQRRLELWYDDEADDERRALLARQIGRTLGRLHDLRFERHGHIVGGDADGLELDAKPWTDVLVERIDRMADIAGEGRFSHHFEGVVAAVEENRELLDDAPAALVHGDPAHPNCIHAPADRDANGDDAGEETAERVGLLDWEIAHVGDPARELRRTCRLQFGPLRSVGPDRLVAAFHAGYRETAGSLPDGFEARRPVYDAVTLLGASGFFENWEHRFDEPTDELADEVQAKMDERLAEIRT, translated from the coding sequence ATGGACGACCGGATTCGGTCGGTCCTCGACGTGGCTTTCCCCGACCGCGAGGTCGAGCGCGTCGAGACTGCCGAGCCATCGTGGAACGACAAGAACGAGACCGTCAGCGTCGCGTTCGCTGGCGACGACGGGACTGGTGGCGGCAGGACTGGCGGCGGCGGGACTCCCGGCGGCGACCGAATCTATCTCAAAATCGCCGCGGACGGCGACGCCTCGCGCGTCGCCCGCGAGGAGGCCGTGATGAAGTACGTCGGCCGCCACGCCGAGGTCCCGGTGCCGACCGTGCTGGCCAGCGGGACCGGTTCGACCGAAGACACCGAGAGGGACGGCGAGACGGACCCTCCGGTCCCCTACCTCGCCACGGCCCCGATGGCGGGCCAGCGCCGCCTCGAACTGTGGTACGACGACGAGGCCGACGACGAGCGCCGCGCCCTCCTCGCCCGGCAAATCGGGCGGACGCTCGGCCGTCTCCACGACCTCCGGTTCGAGCGCCACGGCCACATCGTCGGCGGGGACGCCGATGGTCTGGAACTCGACGCCAAGCCGTGGACAGACGTGCTGGTCGAGCGAATCGACCGGATGGCCGACATCGCGGGCGAAGGCCGATTTTCCCACCACTTCGAGGGGGTCGTCGCCGCGGTCGAGGAGAACCGCGAGCTGCTGGACGACGCGCCCGCCGCGCTGGTCCACGGCGACCCCGCGCATCCGAACTGTATTCATGCGCCAGCGGACCGCGACGCGAACGGGGACGACGCGGGCGAGGAGACCGCGGAGCGCGTCGGCCTCCTCGACTGGGAGATCGCCCACGTCGGCGACCCAGCCAGAGAGCTTCGGCGGACCTGTCGCTTGCAGTTCGGGCCGCTCCGGTCCGTCGGACCGGACCGACTGGTCGCGGCGTTCCACGCGGGCTACCGCGAGACTGCGGGGTCGCTTCCCGACGGGTTCGAGGCCCGGCGGCCGGTCTACGACGCCGTGACGCTCCTCGGGGCCTCGGGGTTCTTCGAGAACTGGGAACACCGCTTCGACGAGCCGACCGACGAGTTGGCCGACGAGGTGCAAGCAAAGATGGACGAGCGACTAGCGGAGATTCGGACGTGA
- a CDS encoding ABC transporter ATP-binding protein — MATITLDSVTKRFADTTAVDSVSLTIGDGEVLGVVGPSGCGKTTTLRTVAGFETPDEGSVLFGGEEVTHVPPERRNAGLVFQSYALFDNMTVRENVEFGPKMQGVPADERRERATDLLELVGIEELADRDPQTLSGGQQQRVGVARALAIEPRVLLLDEPMTGLDARLKRRLRDEMGALLDDLGVTALYVTHDQEEAMLMCDRVAVMNEGVVEQVGTPREIYESPENEFVADFVSLDPVDLDFVTH, encoded by the coding sequence ATGGCAACGATAACACTCGATTCGGTGACGAAACGCTTCGCAGACACGACCGCGGTCGATTCGGTCTCGCTGACTATCGGAGACGGCGAGGTGCTGGGCGTCGTCGGTCCCTCCGGCTGTGGCAAGACCACGACGCTCCGGACCGTCGCTGGCTTCGAGACGCCCGACGAGGGGAGCGTCCTGTTCGGCGGCGAGGAGGTGACCCACGTCCCGCCCGAGCGCCGGAACGCCGGACTGGTCTTCCAGTCGTACGCGCTGTTCGACAACATGACGGTCCGCGAGAACGTCGAGTTCGGGCCGAAGATGCAGGGCGTCCCGGCCGACGAGCGCCGCGAGCGCGCAACCGACCTGCTGGAGTTGGTCGGCATCGAGGAGTTGGCCGACCGCGACCCCCAAACCCTCTCTGGCGGCCAGCAACAGCGCGTCGGCGTGGCCCGCGCGCTCGCCATCGAACCGCGCGTCCTCCTGCTTGACGAACCGATGACCGGACTGGACGCGCGACTCAAGCGCCGCCTCCGCGACGAGATGGGCGCGCTCTTGGACGACCTCGGCGTGACCGCGCTCTACGTCACTCACGACCAAGAGGAGGCCATGCTGATGTGCGACCGCGTGGCCGTGATGAACGAGGGCGTGGTCGAGCAGGTCGGCACACCGCGGGAAATCTACGAGTCGCCGGAAAACGAGTTCGTCGCTGACTTCGTGTCGTTAGACCCCGTGGACCTCGACTTCGTGACGCACTGA
- a CDS encoding ABC transporter permease produces the protein MATSDASTGERLASAAETVRNRLAPETERDRERRRIVALCLPFLTLAGVAGLYPLWEMLRISLSTSKYVTTFDPAGIVAASLAQGEVVLTGVSTRTYELLLEGGTDGSFHEAAFNTLWFGAATTVASLAVAVPVAHALEKYDLPGERHVLTLLSFPISLPGIVAAFMIIVLLGNSGLLTKFGAVVTGQSTTSLALSTSVVGLFLAYLYSMIPRSLLLLRGAYSELNTDAEEAARALGASPARTFWYVTLPQIKPGLVGAAILTFRTALAIFGTLVVLSQALVQQPWTYQINDVLSPEFDIQLASAMAVVWFAFVLGFTVLGLRYTSAEVGI, from the coding sequence ATGGCGACGAGTGACGCGAGTACCGGCGAGCGACTGGCCAGCGCGGCGGAGACGGTTCGGAACCGTCTGGCCCCCGAGACCGAGCGCGACCGGGAGCGCAGACGCATCGTCGCGCTCTGTCTCCCGTTCCTGACGCTCGCGGGCGTGGCCGGACTCTACCCCCTCTGGGAGATGCTTCGAATCAGCCTCTCGACCTCGAAGTACGTCACGACGTTCGACCCCGCGGGAATCGTGGCCGCGAGCCTCGCGCAGGGCGAGGTGGTCCTGACCGGCGTCTCGACGCGGACCTACGAACTCTTGCTCGAAGGCGGCACCGACGGGTCCTTCCACGAGGCGGCGTTCAACACGCTCTGGTTCGGGGCCGCCACGACCGTCGCCAGCCTCGCGGTCGCGGTGCCGGTCGCACACGCCTTGGAGAAGTACGACCTGCCGGGCGAGCGCCACGTGCTGACCCTGCTGTCGTTCCCCATTAGCCTTCCCGGCATCGTCGCGGCGTTCATGATTATCGTCCTGCTGGGAAACAGCGGCCTGTTGACGAAGTTCGGCGCGGTCGTGACCGGGCAGTCCACGACCTCGCTCGCGCTCTCGACCAGCGTCGTCGGCCTGTTTCTGGCCTACCTATACTCGATGATTCCCCGGTCGCTGTTGCTGTTGCGAGGAGCCTACTCGGAACTGAACACCGACGCCGAGGAGGCCGCCCGCGCGCTCGGGGCCTCGCCCGCGCGAACGTTCTGGTACGTGACCCTGCCCCAAATCAAGCCGGGGCTGGTCGGCGCGGCCATCCTGACGTTCCGAACCGCGCTGGCCATCTTCGGGACGCTCGTCGTGCTGAGCCAAGCCCTCGTGCAACAGCCGTGGACCTACCAGATTAACGACGTGCTGAGTCCCGAGTTCGACATCCAGTTGGCGTCGGCGATGGCGGTCGTCTGGTTCGCGTTCGTCCTCGGGTTCACCGTGTTGGGTCTGCGCTACACGAGCGCGGAGGTGGGCATATGA
- a CDS encoding carboxypeptidase-like regulatory domain-containing protein encodes MTLESDSERRRARTVGLLLAAAVVVAVVGVAPGAGVPKPPHRIYGTVTDQDGDALAGATVEVVYDGTTVATATTNESGFYDVTVEDPDGDAADETLALAVNGDSTGETTTWESGASERRDLTGTAKSGTTTTTSATTATTTATTTTTGTTTATTTTMTTTTTTTTTATTTEDPDSGLEERDDTGDRRRPDEEADGTTTADSTTTATTATTAATATTATTERAVEDDGTTATRSDAATTADPTVEPTTGESADATTPETTAETDETPDATETDRSATTAATADDELPLPSGPVVVAAGGGAVVGAGVVVFGRRLLA; translated from the coding sequence ATGACTCTCGAATCCGACTCCGAGCGACGACGGGCGCGCACGGTCGGCTTGCTCCTCGCGGCCGCGGTGGTCGTGGCGGTCGTCGGCGTCGCGCCGGGCGCTGGCGTCCCGAAGCCGCCCCACCGAATCTACGGGACCGTGACCGACCAAGACGGCGACGCGCTCGCCGGGGCGACCGTCGAGGTCGTCTACGACGGGACGACCGTCGCCACGGCGACGACCAACGAGAGCGGGTTCTACGACGTGACGGTAGAGGACCCCGACGGCGACGCGGCCGACGAGACGCTGGCGCTCGCCGTCAACGGCGATTCGACCGGCGAGACGACGACGTGGGAGTCGGGCGCGTCCGAGCGCCGCGACCTGACCGGGACGGCGAAGTCCGGGACGACGACCACCACGAGTGCCACGACCGCAACGACGACTGCGACAACGACGACGACCGGCACGACGACTGCGACTACGACGACAATGACCACGACCACGACGACCACGACCACCGCGACGACGACCGAGGACCCCGACAGCGGACTGGAGGAGCGGGACGACACCGGCGACCGACGCCGACCCGACGAGGAGGCCGACGGGACCACGACAGCGGATTCGACGACGACTGCGACGACCGCGACGACCGCCGCGACCGCGACGACCGCGACCACCGAGCGAGCGGTCGAAGACGACGGAACGACCGCGACGCGCTCGGACGCCGCGACGACGGCCGACCCGACCGTCGAACCGACGACCGGCGAGTCCGCCGACGCGACGACGCCGGAGACGACCGCCGAGACCGACGAGACGCCGGACGCGACGGAGACCGACCGGTCGGCCACGACCGCCGCGACCGCGGACGACGAACTGCCGCTCCCGAGCGGTCCCGTCGTCGTCGCGGCCGGAGGCGGCGCGGTCGTCGGGGCGGGCGTGGTGGTGTTCGGACGGCGACTCCTCGCGTGA
- a CDS encoding ABC transporter permease, protein MLVTGVLALTVLFLVAPIVVTFVASFARTWTGALPSGFVTLEHWRYVLGFQQVSDAANYSLNLNAVIDAFPNVGAMVRASPLFASLFLALGGVAVNLVAGVPIAYAVARYEFPGREWVNAFAVLPLAPGIVLGVAFLRAYPDLAATNVGLIVGYSLLKAPYMVMAVQSSFESMDLRQIEESARSLGASWPRTFLTVIVPNARTGIVSGSIICWTLAAAEFNFSYVVVSGGNRPLSLFLKANISNSSFLTTAAAVSTFFLLVAGITALLQAVGSRGFSVRN, encoded by the coding sequence ATGCTCGTCACGGGCGTCCTCGCGCTGACGGTCCTGTTCCTCGTCGCGCCCATCGTCGTGACGTTCGTCGCGTCGTTCGCCCGGACGTGGACCGGCGCGCTCCCCTCGGGGTTCGTGACGCTCGAACACTGGCGCTACGTCCTCGGGTTCCAGCAGGTCTCGGACGCCGCGAACTACTCGCTCAATCTGAACGCCGTCATCGACGCCTTCCCGAACGTCGGCGCGATGGTCCGGGCGAGTCCGCTGTTCGCCAGCCTCTTTCTGGCGCTGGGCGGCGTCGCGGTCAACCTCGTCGCTGGCGTCCCCATCGCCTACGCCGTGGCGCGCTACGAGTTCCCCGGCCGGGAGTGGGTCAACGCCTTCGCGGTCCTCCCGCTCGCGCCGGGCATCGTCCTCGGGGTCGCGTTCCTGCGAGCGTACCCCGACCTCGCGGCGACGAACGTCGGACTCATCGTCGGCTACTCCCTGCTCAAGGCACCCTACATGGTGATGGCGGTCCAGAGCAGTTTCGAGTCGATGGACCTCCGGCAAATCGAGGAGTCCGCCCGGTCGCTCGGCGCGTCGTGGCCCCGGACCTTCCTGACGGTCATCGTACCCAACGCCCGGACCGGCATCGTCTCGGGGTCCATCATCTGCTGGACGCTGGCGGCGGCGGAGTTCAACTTCTCGTACGTCGTCGTCTCCGGTGGCAACCGACCGCTCTCGCTGTTTCTGAAGGCGAACATCTCGAACAGTTCCTTCCTGACGACCGCGGCCGCGGTCTCGACGTTCTTTCTCCTCGTGGCGGGCATCACCGCCCTGCTACAGGCCGTCGGGAGCCGCGGGTTCTCCGTGCGAAACTGA
- a CDS encoding extracellular solute-binding protein codes for MRETTRRRFVTGASAAAAAGLSGCAGMLGSSDENTNANGSGETYDVGYGDSQTTVNSSDFPDKLFVYAVQSGWSNWPAIMEAFENEYGVPLNDDDRSSGEALKDLRAHAQNPTHSAYNGGYTYGILAMQDDLTRAYKPANWDKVPDKLKSDNGHMTATRRMTTAVTYRKDIYEERGLDEPETWDDLLHPDITKDLALQTPTAAVGLASALSVNNARGGSMDDVSPVVDYYEQIQEGGAEFTDNFLAQFTKGEYATFIRYDYSGLNLKHNNEDIAEEKVGVALLKGENGNKGAFNQPYGFGMLKGAPNPGACKLFMDYVLSKEGQKKFLDAYVRPIRAPELEMPDEFPSQQTYSNTEFQVDYQQLVDKQSSIIDEIESKAGL; via the coding sequence ATGCGCGAAACGACACGACGACGATTCGTCACGGGAGCGAGCGCGGCGGCGGCCGCCGGGTTGAGTGGCTGTGCTGGCATGCTCGGCAGTAGCGACGAGAACACGAACGCGAACGGGAGCGGCGAGACCTACGACGTGGGCTACGGCGACTCCCAGACGACGGTGAACTCCTCGGACTTCCCGGACAAGCTGTTCGTCTACGCGGTCCAGTCCGGCTGGTCGAACTGGCCCGCCATCATGGAGGCCTTCGAGAACGAGTACGGCGTCCCCCTGAACGACGACGACCGGTCGTCGGGCGAGGCGCTGAAGGACCTGCGCGCCCACGCCCAGAACCCGACCCACTCGGCGTACAACGGCGGCTACACGTACGGTATCTTGGCGATGCAGGACGACCTGACCCGAGCCTACAAGCCCGCCAACTGGGACAAGGTGCCGGACAAGCTCAAGTCCGACAACGGCCACATGACCGCGACGCGTCGGATGACCACCGCGGTCACGTACCGGAAGGACATCTACGAGGAGCGCGGCTTGGACGAACCCGAGACATGGGACGACCTCCTGCACCCGGACATCACGAAGGACCTCGCGCTCCAGACGCCGACCGCGGCGGTCGGACTGGCAAGCGCGCTCTCGGTCAACAACGCCCGCGGCGGGTCGATGGACGACGTGAGTCCGGTCGTGGACTACTACGAGCAGATACAAGAGGGCGGCGCGGAGTTCACCGACAACTTCCTCGCGCAGTTCACGAAGGGCGAGTACGCGACGTTCATCCGCTACGACTACTCGGGACTCAATCTCAAGCACAACAACGAGGACATCGCCGAGGAGAAGGTCGGCGTCGCGCTCCTGAAGGGCGAGAACGGAAACAAGGGGGCGTTCAATCAGCCCTACGGCTTCGGGATGCTGAAGGGTGCGCCCAACCCCGGCGCTTGCAAGCTGTTCATGGACTACGTTCTCTCGAAGGAAGGCCAGAAGAAGTTCTTGGACGCCTACGTCCGGCCGATTCGCGCCCCCGAGTTGGAGATGCCCGACGAGTTCCCGTCCCAGCAGACTTACTCGAACACCGAGTTCCAAGTCGATTACCAGCAACTCGTGGACAAGCAGTCGAGCATCATCGACGAAATCGAGAGCAAGGCTGGCCTATAG